From the Choloepus didactylus isolate mChoDid1 chromosome 20, mChoDid1.pri, whole genome shotgun sequence genome, one window contains:
- the CHRNA2 gene encoding neuronal acetylcholine receptor subunit alpha-2 isoform X1 — protein sequence MGLSHPAPTSTTKLGLWWLLLLPAALGRRGTHTQAEDRLFQHLFGGYSRWARPVPNTSDVVIVRFGLSIAQLIDVDEKNQMMTTNVWLKQEWSDYKLRWNPGDFGNVTSLRVPSEMIWVPDIVLYNNADGEFAVTHMTKAHLFSTGAVHWAPPAIYKSSCSIDVTFFPFDQQNCKMKFGSWTYDKAKIDLEQMEQTVDLKDYWESGEWAIVNATGTYNTRKYDCCAEIYPDVTYYFVIRRLPLFYTINLIIPCLLISCLTVLVFYLPSDCGEKITLCISVLLSLTVFLLLITEIIPSTSLVIPLIGEYLLFTMIFVTLSIIITVFVLNVHHRSPGTHNMPHWVKVAFLGCVPRWLLMKRPLPPLELREPPGLKLSPSYCWLETNVDEEEREDAEEEEERWVCAGHAPPSMGALHSHGGLHPGASGPKAKAQLQESGFLLSPSMQKALEGVHYIADHLRSEDADFSVKEDWKYVAMVIDRIFLWLFIIVCFLGTIGLFLPPFLAGMI from the exons ATGGGTCTTTCCCATCCTGCACCCACATCCACGACAAAGCTCGGCCTGTGGTGGCTGCTTCTGCTCCCAGCAG CGTTGGGGCGGCGAGGCACCCACACCCAAGCCGAGGATCGCCTCTTTCAACACCTCTTTGGGGGCTACAGCCGCTGGGCCCGGCCAGTGCCCAACACCTCGGATGTGGTGATCGTGCGCTTCGGCCTGTCCATTGCCCAGCTCATCGATGTG GATGAGAAGAACCAAATGATGACCACCAACGTTTGGCTAAAGCAG GAGTGGAGCGACTACAAGCTGCGCTGGAACCCGGGCGACTTCGGCAACGTGACGTCGCTCCGCGTCCCTTCGGAGATGATCTGGGTCCCCGACATCGTCCTCTACAACAA tGCAGATGGGGAGTTTGCAGTAACCCACATGACCAAGGCTCACCTCTTCTCCACGGGTGCCGTGCACTGGGCGCCCCCAGCCATCTACAAGAGCTCCTGCAGCATCGATGTCACCTTCTTCCCCTTTGACCAGCAGAACTGTAAGATGAAGTTTGGCTCCTGGACCTACGACAAGGCCAAGATTGACCTGGAGCAGATGGAGCAGACGGTAGACCTGAAGGACTACTGGGAGAGTGGCGAGTGGGCCATCGTCAATGCCACGGGCACCTACAACACCAGGAAGTACGACTGCTGTGCTGAGATCTACCCTGATGTCACCTACTACTTTGTCATCCGGCGGCTGCCCCTCTTCTACACCATCAACCTCATCATCCCCTGCCTGCTCATCTCCTGCCTCACCGTGCTTGTCTTCTACCTGCCCTCGGACTGTGGCGAGAAGATCACCCTCTGCATCTCCGTGCTGCTCTCGCTGACAGTCTTCCTCCTGCTCATCACCGAAATCATCCCCTCCACCTCCCTGGTCATCCCGCTCATTGGCGAGTACCTGCTCTTCACCATGATCTTTGTCACCCTCTCTATCATCATCACCGTCTTTGTCCTCAACGTCCACCACCGCTCCCCTGGCACTCACAACATGCCCCACTGGGTGAAGGTGGCCTTTCTGGGCTGTGTGCCCCGGTGGCTTCTGATGAAACGGCCCCTGCCGCCCTTGGAGCTCCGTGAGCCCCCAGGCCTGAAGCTCAGCCCCTCTTATTGCTGGCTGGAGACCAATGTGgatgaggaggagagagaggatgcagaggaggaggaagaaagatgGGTGTGTGCAGGCCATGCACCCCCCTCGATGGGTGCCCTCCACAGCCATGGTGGCCTGCATCCAGGTGCCTCAGGTCCCAAGGCCAAGGCCCAGTTGCAGGAGAGTGGGTTCCTGCTGTCACCCAGCATGCAGAAGGCGCTGGAAGGTGTGCACTACATTGCTGATCACCTGAGGTCTGAGGATGCTGACTTTTCG GTGAAGGAAGACTGGAAGTATGTCGCCATGGTAATTGATAGGATATTCCTCTGGTTGTTCATCATCGTCTGCTTCCTGGGGACCATCGGACTCTTTCTTCCTCCGTTCCTGGCTGGGATGATCTGA
- the CHRNA2 gene encoding neuronal acetylcholine receptor subunit alpha-2 isoform X2: protein MTKAHLFSTGAVHWAPPAIYKSSCSIDVTFFPFDQQNCKMKFGSWTYDKAKIDLEQMEQTVDLKDYWESGEWAIVNATGTYNTRKYDCCAEIYPDVTYYFVIRRLPLFYTINLIIPCLLISCLTVLVFYLPSDCGEKITLCISVLLSLTVFLLLITEIIPSTSLVIPLIGEYLLFTMIFVTLSIIITVFVLNVHHRSPGTHNMPHWVKVAFLGCVPRWLLMKRPLPPLELREPPGLKLSPSYCWLETNVDEEEREDAEEEEERWVCAGHAPPSMGALHSHGGLHPGASGPKAKAQLQESGFLLSPSMQKALEGVHYIADHLRSEDADFSVKEDWKYVAMVIDRIFLWLFIIVCFLGTIGLFLPPFLAGMI from the exons ATGACCAAGGCTCACCTCTTCTCCACGGGTGCCGTGCACTGGGCGCCCCCAGCCATCTACAAGAGCTCCTGCAGCATCGATGTCACCTTCTTCCCCTTTGACCAGCAGAACTGTAAGATGAAGTTTGGCTCCTGGACCTACGACAAGGCCAAGATTGACCTGGAGCAGATGGAGCAGACGGTAGACCTGAAGGACTACTGGGAGAGTGGCGAGTGGGCCATCGTCAATGCCACGGGCACCTACAACACCAGGAAGTACGACTGCTGTGCTGAGATCTACCCTGATGTCACCTACTACTTTGTCATCCGGCGGCTGCCCCTCTTCTACACCATCAACCTCATCATCCCCTGCCTGCTCATCTCCTGCCTCACCGTGCTTGTCTTCTACCTGCCCTCGGACTGTGGCGAGAAGATCACCCTCTGCATCTCCGTGCTGCTCTCGCTGACAGTCTTCCTCCTGCTCATCACCGAAATCATCCCCTCCACCTCCCTGGTCATCCCGCTCATTGGCGAGTACCTGCTCTTCACCATGATCTTTGTCACCCTCTCTATCATCATCACCGTCTTTGTCCTCAACGTCCACCACCGCTCCCCTGGCACTCACAACATGCCCCACTGGGTGAAGGTGGCCTTTCTGGGCTGTGTGCCCCGGTGGCTTCTGATGAAACGGCCCCTGCCGCCCTTGGAGCTCCGTGAGCCCCCAGGCCTGAAGCTCAGCCCCTCTTATTGCTGGCTGGAGACCAATGTGgatgaggaggagagagaggatgcagaggaggaggaagaaagatgGGTGTGTGCAGGCCATGCACCCCCCTCGATGGGTGCCCTCCACAGCCATGGTGGCCTGCATCCAGGTGCCTCAGGTCCCAAGGCCAAGGCCCAGTTGCAGGAGAGTGGGTTCCTGCTGTCACCCAGCATGCAGAAGGCGCTGGAAGGTGTGCACTACATTGCTGATCACCTGAGGTCTGAGGATGCTGACTTTTCG GTGAAGGAAGACTGGAAGTATGTCGCCATGGTAATTGATAGGATATTCCTCTGGTTGTTCATCATCGTCTGCTTCCTGGGGACCATCGGACTCTTTCTTCCTCCGTTCCTGGCTGGGATGATCTGA